One segment of Corynebacterium caspium DSM 44850 DNA contains the following:
- a CDS encoding NAD(P)H-dependent glycerol-3-phosphate dehydrogenase: MVNVAVMGAGSWGTTLAKVFADAGNEVALWARRVSLAQTIQETHENPDYLKGIKLPLAIQVVDQPARALEGAEIVVLAVPSQTLRENLAAWHHLIPPTATVVSISKGVEAETLKLMTEVIVDATGFDPARIAVLTGPNLAREIAEEQPAATVIACQDESRAKLVQAAVATNYLRPYTNQDVTGCEIGGACKNVIALACGMASGRGLGENTLATLITRGLAEITRLGVALGADARTFSGLAGLGDLVATCSSPLSRNRSFGFRLGEGASLEEARLATHGQVAEGVISSQSIFNLAARAQVEMPLTQAVYAVCHKGMSVEDMVIALMGRSKKAE, translated from the coding sequence GTGGTCAACGTGGCAGTGATGGGTGCAGGTTCTTGGGGTACAACGCTGGCAAAAGTTTTTGCTGATGCCGGCAATGAAGTTGCGCTGTGGGCGCGCCGGGTTTCTTTGGCGCAAACGATTCAGGAAACTCATGAAAATCCGGATTATCTCAAAGGTATTAAACTTCCCTTAGCTATTCAGGTAGTAGATCAGCCCGCTAGGGCTCTTGAAGGCGCAGAAATAGTTGTATTGGCAGTACCTAGCCAAACCTTGCGCGAAAACTTAGCCGCTTGGCATCACCTGATTCCTCCGACCGCCACGGTAGTTTCTATATCCAAAGGTGTAGAAGCAGAAACGCTTAAGCTAATGACAGAAGTAATAGTGGATGCTACCGGTTTTGATCCTGCCCGCATAGCGGTGTTAACCGGGCCGAACTTGGCTCGAGAAATTGCCGAAGAACAGCCTGCAGCCACCGTTATTGCTTGTCAGGATGAGTCCCGCGCAAAATTAGTCCAAGCGGCGGTAGCCACCAATTATTTACGCCCATATACCAACCAAGACGTCACTGGATGTGAAATCGGTGGGGCTTGTAAAAATGTTATTGCCCTGGCCTGTGGCATGGCTTCTGGACGCGGCTTGGGGGAAAATACCCTGGCTACCTTAATAACTCGAGGTTTGGCTGAAATTACCCGTTTAGGAGTGGCTTTAGGTGCAGATGCCCGAACTTTTTCGGGTTTGGCCGGCCTCGGAGATTTAGTGGCCACATGTTCTTCCCCGCTATCTAGAAATCGGAGTTTTGGCTTTCGACTAGGCGAAGGAGCCAGTTTAGAAGAGGCCAGATTAGCAACTCACGGTCAAGTCGCTGAAGGAGTAATATCTTCCCAATCCATATTTAATCTCGCCGCTCGTGCCCAGGTAGAGATGCCACTTACCCAAGCTGTATATGCTGTGTGCCATAAGGGTATGAGTGTTGAAGATATGGTTATTGCGCTTATGGGCCGGTCAAAGAAAGCAGAGTAG
- the leuD gene encoding 3-isopropylmalate dehydratase small subunit: protein MEQFTTHTGIAVPLQASNVDTDQIIPAVYLKRVSRTGFEDGLFANWRKNPEFVLNQQAYKNGSVLIAGSDFGTGSSREHAVWALMDYGFKAVFSPRFADIFRGNSGKAGLLTGIISEDDAELLWKLIEQEPGMEIIVDLPSQTLRAGSAVVNFEIDEYTKWRLLEGLDDIGLTLRQEAAITAFEAQRPAFKPAVQ from the coding sequence ATGGAACAATTCACCACCCATACTGGTATCGCGGTACCTTTGCAGGCCTCCAATGTAGATACTGACCAAATCATTCCAGCGGTATACCTAAAACGCGTTAGCCGCACTGGTTTTGAAGATGGTCTTTTTGCTAATTGGCGAAAAAATCCTGAATTTGTACTTAATCAACAAGCTTATAAAAACGGTTCGGTACTAATTGCCGGCTCGGATTTCGGTACCGGTTCCTCCCGCGAACATGCCGTATGGGCTCTGATGGATTATGGCTTTAAGGCGGTATTTTCGCCCCGCTTTGCTGATATCTTTCGCGGTAATTCCGGTAAAGCTGGGCTTTTAACTGGCATTATTTCTGAAGATGACGCAGAGCTGTTGTGGAAACTAATAGAACAAGAACCAGGGATGGAAATAATCGTAGATTTGCCGTCCCAAACGCTGCGCGCTGGTAGTGCCGTAGTTAATTTCGAAATCGATGAATACACTAAATGGCGTTTACTTGAAGGCCTAGATGATATTGGGCTAACCCTGCGCCAAGAAGCAGCTATAACCGCTTTCGAAGCGCAGCGACCAGCTTTTAAGCCGGCAGTGCAATAA
- the leuC gene encoding 3-isopropylmalate dehydratase large subunit, which produces MAEKLTLAEKVWRDHIVVKGGADEPDLIYIDLQLLHEVTSPQAFDGMRLAGRKIRRPDLHLATEDHNVPTTGVVGGNLLDIADVTSRTQVATLRQNCAEFGIRLHPMGDLQQGIVHAVGPETGATQPGMTIVCGDSHTSTHGAFGSIGMGIGTSEVEHVMATQTLSLKPFKTMAIEVSGALQPGVTAKDLILAIIAKIGTGGGQGHIIEYRGEAIQKLSMAARMTICNMSIEAGARAGMIAPDETTFEYLKGRELAPTGTDWEAAVAYWKTLATDDGAKFDTVVHIDGDSLTPFVTWGTNPGQGLPLDATVPDPEDFGSESEKESAFKALEYMGLKPGTPLRDIAIDTVFLGSCTNSRIEDLRAAADILAGRKVHKNTRMLVVPSSAMVKKQAEEEGLDEVFKASGAEWRTPGCSMCLGMNPDQLVPGERSASTSNRNFEGRQGPGGRTHLVSPLVAAATAIAGHLASPADL; this is translated from the coding sequence ATGGCTGAAAAGTTGACTCTGGCAGAAAAAGTTTGGCGCGATCATATTGTTGTCAAAGGTGGTGCCGATGAGCCTGATCTAATTTATATCGATCTACAACTTCTCCATGAGGTGACCTCCCCGCAAGCTTTTGATGGGATGCGATTAGCTGGACGTAAAATTCGTCGTCCAGATCTTCACTTGGCAACCGAGGATCATAATGTTCCTACTACCGGGGTAGTGGGGGGCAATTTATTAGATATTGCTGATGTCACCTCTCGAACACAGGTGGCAACCTTACGTCAAAATTGTGCCGAATTTGGAATTCGTCTGCATCCAATGGGCGATTTACAGCAAGGAATCGTGCACGCCGTAGGACCTGAAACTGGGGCTACCCAACCTGGGATGACCATTGTGTGCGGAGATTCACACACCTCCACCCACGGCGCATTTGGCTCAATTGGCATGGGAATTGGCACCTCTGAGGTAGAGCACGTAATGGCTACGCAGACATTATCGCTAAAACCTTTTAAAACCATGGCCATTGAAGTTTCTGGCGCATTGCAGCCAGGAGTTACCGCCAAAGATTTGATTTTGGCCATCATCGCCAAGATCGGTACTGGTGGTGGGCAAGGCCATATTATTGAATATCGCGGCGAAGCTATCCAGAAACTTTCGATGGCAGCCCGCATGACAATTTGTAATATGTCCATAGAAGCCGGCGCCCGTGCTGGAATGATCGCCCCTGATGAAACCACTTTTGAATACCTCAAAGGCCGCGAACTTGCCCCCACAGGTACAGATTGGGAGGCAGCGGTGGCTTATTGGAAAACTCTAGCTACTGACGATGGTGCCAAATTCGATACCGTCGTCCATATTGATGGCGACTCCCTAACTCCATTTGTGACCTGGGGGACAAACCCCGGACAGGGTTTACCACTGGATGCCACAGTGCCAGATCCAGAAGATTTTGGTAGCGAGAGCGAAAAAGAATCAGCGTTTAAAGCTTTAGAATATATGGGCTTAAAACCGGGAACTCCGCTGCGAGATATCGCCATTGATACCGTATTTTTAGGTTCTTGTACGAATTCTCGAATCGAGGATTTACGCGCTGCTGCCGATATCTTAGCGGGGCGAAAAGTTCATAAAAATACTCGTATGTTGGTAGTTCCTTCCTCAGCCATGGTTAAAAAACAAGCTGAAGAAGAAGGACTTGATGAAGTTTTTAAAGCCTCAGGCGCCGAATGGCGTACCCCAGGTTGTTCTATGTGCTTGGGAATGAATCCAGATCAATTAGTCCCTGGAGAACGTTCCGCTTCTACTTCTAATCGTAATTTTGAAGGCCGGCAAGGCCCAGGTGGGCGTACTCACCTGGTTTCACCGCTAGTAGCTGCGGCAACGGCTATAGCTGGCCATTTAGCTAGCCCTGCAGACCTCTAA
- a CDS encoding thiamine-phosphate kinase → MINQGLTVGEVGEIGVIEIIRAAAKSKINGDDAAVLFKAPPNTRTVVTTDTLVNQRHFNLKWSTPAEIGAKAITQNFADIEAMGARPIAAVLALTLAKNTPIEFVQGLSIGIQNQLTEFSAELVGGDLTAGPDIVITITAIGTLGGSRPPLTLNKAKPGQRLVASGQIGYSAAGLALLEYFGRDMPAEFIPLRDAHTHPKIQPARGMIARATGATAATDNSDGLAVDTATLAKHSKVAIDLNPAAIKPNELLQAAADYLGTDPWQWILSGGEDHTILATTSAATPSGFRDIGTVSRGQGLTLGGKALPYISGWLSF, encoded by the coding sequence GTGATTAACCAGGGCCTTACCGTCGGTGAAGTAGGCGAAATCGGAGTCATCGAGATCATCCGAGCAGCCGCTAAATCCAAAATTAACGGCGATGACGCCGCTGTCCTATTCAAAGCACCCCCCAATACCCGCACTGTAGTCACCACCGATACCCTGGTAAATCAGCGCCACTTCAACCTAAAATGGTCCACCCCCGCAGAAATAGGGGCCAAAGCCATCACCCAAAATTTCGCCGATATTGAAGCCATGGGAGCCCGCCCCATAGCCGCAGTACTGGCACTAACCTTAGCTAAAAACACCCCCATAGAATTTGTGCAAGGGCTAAGCATCGGAATCCAAAACCAGCTCACCGAATTCTCCGCAGAACTAGTCGGCGGAGATTTAACCGCTGGACCAGATATCGTCATAACCATCACCGCCATCGGAACCCTTGGTGGCAGCCGACCACCCTTAACTCTAAATAAAGCTAAACCTGGACAACGCCTAGTTGCCTCTGGACAAATCGGATACTCCGCAGCTGGATTAGCTCTTCTAGAATATTTCGGACGCGATATGCCGGCTGAATTTATCCCCCTAAGAGACGCCCACACCCACCCCAAAATCCAACCTGCCCGCGGCATGATAGCGCGCGCCACCGGAGCCACCGCCGCCACCGATAACTCCGATGGCTTAGCCGTAGACACTGCCACCTTAGCCAAACACTCCAAAGTAGCCATAGATCTAAACCCAGCAGCCATCAAACCCAACGAATTACTTCAAGCAGCCGCCGATTATCTTGGCACCGACCCCTGGCAATGGATCCTAAGTGGTGGAGAAGACCACACCATCTTGGCCACCACCAGTGCTGCTACTCCTTCAGGATTTCGCGATATAGGCACGGTATCTAGAGGCCAAGGCTTAACCCTTGGCGGCAAAGCCCTGCCCTATATTTCTGGTTGGCTAAGCTTTTAA
- a CDS encoding D-alanine--D-alanine ligase family protein yields MLEKTRVAVIYGGRSPEHSISCITARSIIKAMDPEKYEIFPVGITRTGRWTVGALDPVGVESLPEVSEENLEITLSLASATKGQFFSLTDASLVAEVDLIFPVMHGPYGEDGTIQGLFELSGIPYVGCGVLASATGMDKEFTKKLMQQAGIPITREVVLHAGEELSAKQLEYLGLPVFIKPARGGSSIGISKVNTAAELEAAIATAFEYDTKIVVEAEIKGSEIEVGVLQYPDGKILASVPAQLLGTADSTEGFYGFSAKYLDGQVAAAIPAQIPPAAAKEIQELAIKAFQAIDGTGIARVDFFLTPNGPLLNEINTLPGFTDISMYPKVFAATGITYPQLIETLIQTALAEKNKQKAGKL; encoded by the coding sequence ATGTTAGAAAAAACTAGGGTAGCGGTTATCTACGGTGGCCGCAGCCCCGAACATTCCATTTCTTGTATCACTGCTAGATCCATCATTAAGGCAATGGATCCGGAAAAATACGAGATATTTCCGGTAGGAATTACTCGTACTGGCAGGTGGACCGTAGGCGCCTTGGATCCAGTAGGTGTGGAATCTCTGCCAGAAGTATCTGAAGAAAACTTAGAAATTACTCTTTCTTTGGCTTCGGCCACTAAGGGCCAATTTTTCTCGCTAACCGATGCCTCGCTAGTTGCAGAAGTAGATCTAATCTTTCCAGTAATGCATGGCCCCTATGGCGAAGATGGCACTATCCAGGGCTTATTCGAACTTTCAGGAATTCCATATGTAGGTTGTGGCGTACTGGCATCAGCTACCGGAATGGATAAAGAATTCACTAAAAAGCTAATGCAGCAAGCCGGCATCCCCATTACTAGAGAAGTAGTGCTTCATGCCGGTGAAGAACTCAGTGCAAAACAGCTGGAATATTTAGGACTCCCAGTATTTATAAAACCTGCACGCGGCGGATCCTCGATCGGTATTTCCAAGGTGAATACCGCTGCTGAATTAGAGGCAGCTATTGCAACTGCTTTTGAATATGACACCAAAATAGTAGTGGAAGCAGAAATTAAAGGCTCTGAAATCGAAGTAGGAGTACTGCAATATCCCGACGGAAAAATCCTTGCCTCAGTACCTGCACAACTGTTGGGCACCGCAGATTCTACTGAAGGTTTCTACGGATTTTCTGCAAAATACTTAGATGGTCAGGTCGCCGCAGCTATACCTGCACAAATACCCCCAGCAGCGGCTAAAGAAATACAAGAATTAGCGATTAAAGCTTTTCAAGCTATCGACGGCACCGGCATCGCTCGAGTAGATTTCTTTCTCACCCCAAATGGTCCCTTGCTAAATGAAATCAATACTTTGCCAGGGTTTACCGATATCTCAATGTATCCCAAAGTATTTGCGGCTACCGGGATCACTTATCCACAATTAATTGAAACCCTCATCCAGACGGCACTAGCAGAGAAAAACAAGCAAAAAGCTGGAAAACTTTAG
- a CDS encoding DUF3515 family protein gives MSSPQFNRTPIYIALGLAVSLVFGILISARIVSDQVRQVHLSVLDAPDSQSVACTELIDALPRRISGISRAGLIDPAPAGAAAWSAGTEGSPRVTLRCGVRLPREYQEFSQPIDFSGVSWLRIAEPGADLVTWYAVNRNPVVAITAAGLKIQDSNSPAEDISTAVKSLEIKHWDPAPLPFAEVAISQADLCADFAASLPAEIAGFQLVQGGLKPVWTKLGSAPITAACGLDLPAEYEAGVRLNQVNEVAWLNTEQGSYALNRKAIVGLSLPSAASSALVDFSNYIAATIAPAEALG, from the coding sequence ATGAGTTCCCCTCAATTTAATCGCACTCCTATATATATTGCTTTGGGCCTAGCTGTGTCTTTGGTTTTTGGGATTTTAATTAGCGCCAGAATAGTCTCTGACCAGGTAAGACAAGTCCATTTATCGGTTTTGGATGCTCCTGATAGTCAGTCAGTTGCTTGTACTGAGCTTATCGACGCGTTGCCGCGGCGAATTTCTGGTATTAGCAGGGCTGGTTTAATTGATCCAGCGCCGGCAGGTGCGGCTGCTTGGTCAGCTGGGACGGAGGGGAGCCCGCGGGTGACGTTGCGTTGCGGGGTGCGGTTACCACGGGAATATCAAGAGTTTTCTCAGCCTATTGATTTTTCGGGGGTGTCTTGGTTAAGGATAGCTGAGCCAGGAGCTGATTTAGTTACTTGGTATGCGGTGAACAGAAACCCGGTGGTGGCTATTACAGCTGCAGGTTTAAAGATTCAGGATTCGAATTCTCCTGCGGAAGATATTTCTACAGCTGTTAAGTCTTTGGAGATTAAGCATTGGGATCCTGCCCCGCTGCCCTTTGCAGAAGTTGCAATTTCGCAGGCAGATTTGTGTGCAGATTTTGCGGCGAGTTTACCTGCTGAAATTGCTGGTTTTCAATTGGTACAAGGTGGGTTAAAACCTGTTTGGACCAAACTTGGCAGTGCCCCTATTACTGCAGCTTGTGGGCTAGATTTACCAGCAGAATATGAAGCTGGGGTTCGTCTTAATCAAGTTAATGAGGTGGCTTGGTTAAATACTGAGCAAGGCTCATATGCGCTTAATAGGAAAGCAATTGTGGGCTTATCTTTACCTAGTGCGGCCAGCAGTGCGCTGGTGGATTTCAGCAATTATATTGCCGCCACCATAGCGCCTGCTGAAGCTTTAGGCTAA
- a CDS encoding DAK2 domain-containing protein: MATSLSVLNGSQLHSWARRAVAELSARRAEINQLNVFPVPDADTGSNMAHTMEAALEAVELLPQAHPNASEVAAALATGAVRGARGNSGVVLSQVLRGVAEAANADEIDSKAISHSLVMALKFVDRAIAEPVEGTVITVLRAAAEAAQTEESLAAVVNNAATAAREALAKTPSQLAVLREAGVVDAGGQGLVVLLAALESEVLGEELAAAPAPVITPETAVETASASCSAKTAPNTAAELQTSYLEIMFYFAGDLEKLKALLQPLGDSLVIAAENPAQGTIHIHSTQAGKVIETAYKTGQVSDLRLEALVAHSEEIAVGTDKGGKLGTRLLIAIAPLDSVEGLFQEAGAVIIVPGVNALSAIQGEIATKNPSEIVVLPNGYLSEAELLELSAVIAKSNLNFAAISSASLVSGIAALAVHDPVQDFTNTISNMQEAATAMRTAVIYPAAQAHLSDAGPCAKGDILAVLGTAVEVSPLGSSGLPRQHLQAGAVVFVGESVTEAVIMVCRQLLNPNAELLTLLVREDIDLDITEIKEALSSHVDITVYPIKNSEYYVEIGVE, from the coding sequence ATGGCCACATCACTGTCCGTCCTAAACGGTTCTCAACTCCACTCCTGGGCGCGCCGGGCAGTTGCGGAACTCTCTGCTAGACGTGCAGAGATTAACCAACTCAATGTATTTCCAGTTCCAGATGCAGATACCGGCTCAAATATGGCCCACACCATGGAGGCCGCTTTGGAGGCAGTGGAGTTGCTCCCGCAAGCTCATCCAAATGCTTCAGAAGTAGCCGCAGCTTTGGCGACGGGAGCAGTTAGAGGAGCGCGCGGAAATTCGGGGGTAGTTCTTTCACAGGTTTTACGCGGGGTTGCCGAGGCCGCTAATGCTGATGAAATAGATAGCAAAGCGATATCGCACTCTTTAGTTATGGCGCTTAAATTTGTGGATCGTGCTATTGCAGAACCTGTAGAAGGTACCGTAATTACGGTATTAAGAGCTGCTGCTGAGGCTGCACAAACTGAAGAATCTTTGGCGGCAGTGGTCAATAATGCGGCCACAGCAGCCCGGGAAGCTTTAGCGAAAACCCCTTCTCAACTGGCTGTTCTCAGAGAAGCTGGGGTGGTAGATGCTGGAGGACAAGGCCTAGTAGTACTGCTGGCAGCACTTGAATCAGAAGTTTTAGGCGAAGAATTAGCCGCTGCACCGGCACCGGTGATAACTCCTGAAACTGCCGTGGAAACTGCTAGTGCGAGCTGTTCTGCAAAGACTGCTCCAAATACTGCAGCTGAGCTTCAAACCAGCTATCTGGAAATCATGTTCTATTTTGCAGGGGACTTGGAAAAACTTAAAGCACTGCTTCAGCCTTTAGGCGATAGCCTGGTTATTGCTGCGGAAAACCCCGCCCAAGGAACCATACATATACATTCCACACAAGCTGGCAAAGTTATTGAGACAGCCTATAAAACTGGCCAGGTTAGTGACTTAAGACTAGAAGCTTTAGTAGCTCATAGCGAAGAAATAGCAGTGGGCACCGATAAAGGTGGAAAGCTAGGAACACGGCTCCTTATCGCTATTGCGCCCTTAGATAGTGTAGAAGGTTTATTCCAAGAAGCTGGGGCGGTAATTATAGTTCCCGGGGTTAACGCGCTTAGTGCTATTCAAGGCGAAATTGCTACTAAAAACCCTAGTGAAATTGTAGTTTTACCCAATGGGTATCTTAGTGAAGCAGAACTATTAGAGCTTTCTGCTGTTATTGCTAAATCGAATTTAAATTTCGCTGCCATATCTAGTGCTTCTTTAGTAAGCGGGATTGCAGCTTTAGCAGTACATGACCCGGTACAGGATTTCACAAATACCATCAGCAATATGCAAGAAGCCGCCACAGCCATGCGCACCGCAGTTATTTATCCGGCTGCCCAAGCGCATCTTTCCGATGCCGGGCCCTGTGCCAAAGGCGATATTTTGGCAGTTTTGGGCACAGCAGTAGAAGTATCACCGCTAGGTTCAAGTGGATTGCCCCGCCAACATTTGCAAGCTGGGGCAGTAGTTTTTGTGGGAGAATCAGTAACCGAAGCGGTGATTATGGTTTGCCGCCAACTACTAAATCCTAATGCAGAGCTTTTAACGCTTTTAGTACGTGAGGATATTGACTTAGATATTACTGAAATTAAAGAAGCCTTAAGTTCACATGTCGATATAACTGTTTATCCGATAAAAAACAGCGAATATTATGTGGAGATAGGGGTCGAATAG
- a CDS encoding IclR family transcriptional regulator, whose protein sequence is MGQYTVSGIKVLDRAVSIITSVAEHPRSLSELSKETGLPRASAHRIATALEVHGLLTRGTDGRFELGRCLHSSQLLTEAALPIMERLIQETGESSQLYELRGLNRLCVASVAPDAGLQNIVPTGTQLPLNAGSAAKIFIAFGAAPMPADAAFSTTELADIRNRGWADSVSEREVGLASVSAPIYGRNGKLLAVLSLSGLADRLKPSPGVKWGETIKKAAAKLSNNQLPG, encoded by the coding sequence ATGGGACAGTATACCGTATCGGGCATTAAAGTTCTGGATCGCGCCGTATCCATAATCACTTCAGTAGCTGAGCACCCCCGCTCGCTTTCTGAACTCAGCAAAGAAACCGGTTTACCAAGAGCCAGTGCGCACCGCATAGCCACTGCTCTTGAAGTGCACGGACTCCTCACCCGCGGTACTGATGGACGTTTCGAACTCGGCCGTTGCCTGCATTCCTCGCAACTGCTTACCGAAGCCGCCCTGCCAATCATGGAACGCCTCATTCAAGAAACTGGCGAATCATCTCAACTATACGAACTCCGCGGGCTTAATAGGCTTTGTGTCGCCTCTGTTGCCCCTGATGCCGGCCTGCAAAATATAGTTCCCACCGGCACACAATTACCGCTAAACGCCGGCTCGGCCGCCAAAATATTTATAGCCTTTGGAGCTGCCCCTATGCCTGCAGACGCAGCCTTTAGCACCACCGAATTAGCTGATATTCGAAACCGCGGTTGGGCAGATTCAGTCTCAGAAAGAGAAGTTGGCCTAGCTAGCGTTTCCGCCCCAATCTATGGCCGTAATGGCAAACTACTAGCGGTGCTCTCACTAAGCGGGCTTGCAGATCGACTAAAACCAAGCCCCGGGGTTAAATGGGGAGAAACCATTAAAAAAGCCGCAGCTAAGCTCAGCAATAATCAGCTACCAGGTTAA
- a CDS encoding uracil-DNA glycosylase, with protein MNLAIHPSWQPILAPVENQIHQMGEFLKSEVAAGRGYLPAAPDIFKAFTYPFTEIKVLIVGQDPYPTPGHAMGLSFSTKPGIRPLPRSLSNIFKELHSDLGIQATDGDLTAWSRQGVALFNRVLTVTPGKPASHRGKGWELVTETAIRALANRPGKPLVAILWGRDAQTTAAFLGDCPRIESPHPSPLSASRGFFGSKPFSRTNQILTDLGTTPVNWQL; from the coding sequence ATGAACTTAGCCATACACCCCAGCTGGCAACCGATACTGGCTCCTGTAGAAAACCAAATCCACCAAATGGGCGAATTCTTAAAGTCCGAAGTCGCTGCCGGGCGCGGATACCTTCCCGCCGCCCCCGATATCTTCAAAGCCTTCACCTACCCATTTACCGAAATAAAAGTACTAATAGTAGGCCAGGACCCCTATCCCACCCCTGGCCACGCTATGGGACTCTCCTTTAGTACCAAACCCGGAATACGTCCTCTACCACGCTCTTTAAGCAATATCTTCAAAGAATTACACTCCGACCTAGGTATCCAGGCAACCGATGGTGACCTCACCGCATGGAGTCGCCAAGGAGTAGCCCTATTCAACCGGGTTTTAACCGTGACCCCAGGCAAACCTGCTTCACATCGCGGCAAAGGTTGGGAATTAGTTACCGAAACAGCTATCCGCGCACTAGCAAACCGCCCCGGAAAACCTCTAGTAGCCATTTTATGGGGGCGTGATGCCCAAACTACCGCAGCCTTTCTAGGCGATTGTCCACGCATCGAAAGCCCTCATCCGTCTCCACTTTCAGCCTCTCGTGGCTTCTTTGGCTCCAAACCTTTTTCCCGCACAAACCAGATACTTACAGACCTCGGTACCACCCCAGTGAACTGGCAACTGTAA
- a CDS encoding NUDIX hydrolase, producing the protein MNTHGNDKSLNPGVLLKGKFQAISANPGARYSRAVLAAGAVLWLDGKIAVVHRPRYNDWSLPKGKVDRGENLVAAAVREIFEETGYVVRLEKLLGVVNYPVNKNTKVVYYWNAQVTGGAYSPGDTDDEVDELRWLDPETALDLVSYAVDRKLIKRAIKHHTQQVHTRVLLVRHGDAGDRQQWAGNDLKRPLTVRGLQQAKALRTLLRAYQPTTYYAADPLRCKQTLKKLASKQNLPISIDPLFGDAAWQRHPKKVLAKFQEVISAGGVTAIASQGEVIPGIINALAQEASLPLQLIPAAKASVWVLSFNSAGKLVGADYLESPLRVR; encoded by the coding sequence ATGAATACTCACGGTAATGATAAGTCTTTAAATCCTGGAGTGCTTTTGAAGGGGAAGTTCCAGGCAATTTCTGCTAATCCAGGAGCTCGCTATTCACGGGCAGTTTTAGCAGCGGGGGCTGTTTTATGGCTAGATGGCAAGATTGCGGTGGTTCATCGTCCCCGGTATAACGACTGGTCTCTGCCTAAAGGGAAAGTGGATCGTGGGGAAAACTTAGTTGCAGCAGCAGTGCGTGAAATCTTTGAAGAAACTGGATATGTGGTGCGCTTAGAAAAGCTCCTGGGGGTGGTCAATTATCCAGTTAATAAAAACACCAAGGTGGTTTATTACTGGAATGCGCAGGTGACTGGCGGGGCGTATTCACCAGGAGATACCGATGATGAGGTTGATGAGCTGCGGTGGTTGGATCCTGAAACTGCTTTGGATTTAGTTTCCTATGCGGTGGATCGCAAACTAATTAAACGAGCTATTAAGCATCACACTCAGCAGGTACATACGAGGGTACTTTTGGTGCGCCATGGCGATGCTGGGGATCGACAGCAATGGGCGGGCAATGATTTAAAGCGTCCTTTAACAGTGCGTGGATTGCAGCAAGCTAAAGCTTTAAGAACCTTATTGCGGGCTTATCAACCCACGACATATTATGCTGCGGACCCGCTGCGGTGTAAGCAAACCTTAAAAAAACTAGCCTCCAAACAAAATTTGCCGATTAGCATAGATCCCCTTTTCGGTGATGCTGCTTGGCAACGGCACCCCAAAAAGGTTCTGGCTAAATTCCAGGAAGTAATTTCTGCCGGTGGGGTAACTGCTATCGCCTCCCAAGGTGAGGTGATCCCAGGAATTATTAATGCGCTAGCCCAGGAAGCCAGTTTGCCTTTGCAACTAATTCCGGCTGCCAAGGCTAGCGTATGGGTTTTATCTTTTAATTCTGCAGGAAAACTAGTAGGTGCTGACTATCTAGAATCTCCGTTGCGCGTGCGCTAA